Part of the Spirochaeta isovalerica genome, ATTCTCCACGGCCTGATTAAATGCATAATACCGGGCTTCACCTGTCGTTACACATGAGGATAAGATTATCAATAATGAAAAAAATAGAGCTATCTGTCTTTTACACATCAGGGGATATCATCCAGGACATTTTCAATAGATTTGCGGTTTTCTTCGCGGATTTTCTCTATTCCCAACTCTTCAGGAGGAATAATATACCGCTCAACCATGGACTCTGGCCACATTTTCATAGGCTCACGATACAAGGTCAGACCTCTTTCTCCCGACTCGAGGGATTCGGGAATTATGAAATCAGTCAAACCGGGCGATTTGAGAATCGCAGAAATATCCTCTTCTGTATAGAGTTCCGGTTCGGAACTGTCACCGCCCGCGTTTACCGACCTGAAAATTGTAACACCGACGACGACAAGCACCGCCAGCATAAGAATGGAAAAGAGAGAGAAGAGATATATTTTAAAAATGTGAGGCTCTACATAATCTGTAAGCTTGAAATTGACCTTCAGCTTAGGAGTTTTCATTTTCAACCTCATCCTCAAGCCTGATGGAAATAATTTTAGACACACCCGACTCCTGCATTGTAACACCGAGAAGGGTGCTTGCACCAGTAACTGTTTTTTTATTGTGAGTGATAACGATAAACTGAGACGTTCTTCCGAACTCGACGAGAACATTGACAAATCTCTGAATATTAGCCTCATCCAGAGCCGCATCGATTTCATCGAGAATACAAAAAGGCGATGGTTTTATAAGATATGTTGCAAAAAGCAGCCCGACACCTGTCAGCGATTTTTCTCCCCCGGAAAGAAGTGAAATATTTTCCAGTTTTTTACCGGGCGGCTGTGCATAAATCTCGATTCCCGACTCGAGAATATTGTCGGGATCAACAAGTTTCAACTCAGCCCGTCCTCCGCCGAATAAACGACGGAACATTTCGTGAAATTCCTTCCGGATTGCCGTGTAGGCCTGCATGAACAGCTTTTCCGATTCCGTTTTTATCTCGCGGGTCACTTCGATCAGATTATCTCTGGCTGATTTTAAATCTTCAAGCTGCCCGTTGAGAAAATCATACCGGTCCTTGACTTCAGAGAATTCCTCAGGTGCCATAAGATTGACCTGTCCGATAGATCTGAGACGAAGCTTAACGGAATCCAGTTTGTCTTTAATGGCGGACACCGGTTCCTCGATTTTTTCGGATCGGGCAGAATATTCGTCCAGTTCTCTTGAATACTTGTCCCTGAAATTGCTGTAGAGGTTCTGTATTTCCGTTTCAAGCTGGGCCAGATCGATATTGAAGCGGGAAATCTCCTCCTGGATAGCATTGACCCTTGATATTTTTTTCTTCAGCTCAACCTGTTCACCTTGAAGTTTTTTATTCTTATCGTTTATCCCCTTCTCCAGATCTTCCAGAGCTTTTTTGGTTTTAACCTTTTCTTCTTCAAGTTTTCTGCCGTCTTCCTCCAGGTCGGCAATCTTGCCTTCGAGAACTGCTTTCTTTTCTATTTCTTTTTTCAGCTCTTCCGTATTGTCTTTGAGATAAGCCTGCTGTTCTTCCATTTCCCTTTCGAGAACCTTAAGGCTATCATTAACGGCATCAACCTGCGTTTTAATCGTAGCGACAGAAACTTTCTGCTCTTCCAGGCTCTGCTTATAGTCATCAATCTTCTGTAGAAGCGCTTTATTTTCATTCTGCAGGTTTTTTATTCTCTCTCGATTGAGCTTTACTTTTTCCAGAACAGCAGATATGCGGTTATCGATATCCCGTTTCCTGGTAATAATTCCTTCCGGAGCGAGGAACTCATCAAGAAAATCGGGGTTCGTATCGGTATACTCTTTAAAGACTTTTTCGAGTTCGGCAAAACTGTCCCTCGAGTCTCCGAGAAGAGTGACACAACTTTCGAGCATTTTCTTGAGATCTTTCCCTCCGCCTACACGAAGGGCATCATTAATAATCTGTATTCGACCGGCAATCTGCACACGGGAAGTCGCTGAAATCTCCCTGACTCTTTCCTCGAGAGATTCCCGGCGGCTCCGGGAAAAGCCTGTTTCACGCAATCCTTTATCGAGCTGGGAGACGATGTCATCGGTGAGAACTCTTAAATCTTCTCCGAGTTTGTCCCTGTCCGACTCCAGACTGATACTTTCGTTATCAAGACCCGAGATCTCTTCTTCATTTTTTTTAATGCTATTGTCGCAACCGGCAATGGTTTCCTCGAGACGCGAAATATTACGGGTTATTTCCTCCAAACGGTCATTGTAGTCCTTCAGAGTCTCGACTTTCTTTTCCCGGTTTGCCCCTATCTGGCCGATTTTGTCATTAATTGCTTTTTCTTTCGCTTTAAAGGAAGATATGGATGTTTCAACTTCACTTATCTGTTCTTTAAAAAGCCGGATCTGATTCTCATGATTTTCCTTTTCCAGCCCCATTCCATAGAGCTTTTTCTGAAATTCGACGAGTTCCGATTCCATGTGGGTCACCTGACCCTGATTTTCCTGAAGAAACCCGTTTATGCCTTCTATCTCACCGCTCAGTCTGGTATACAGCTCCTTTTTTTCCCGGAGCTTTTCTGTTTTATGTGTTCTCGTCTCATTAAGCGAAGAGAGCCTGAGAAGCTGGAGATCGATCTCCAGTTCAAATATACGGCTTTTACACTCACGGTATTCGAGGGTTTTTTCTGATTGCTTTTTCAGGGTATCGTAGCTGCGCCGGACTTCCCGGAGAATATTCTCGACCTGCACCATGTTCTCTTCTGTGCGGGCAAGCTTCCTGTCCGCTTCGCCACCGCGGACTTTAAATTTGGTGATTCCCGCAGCTTCTTCGAAAAGGTAACGCCTTTCCTCCGGCTTGTTAGAGAGAACCTGGTCGATTTTCCCCTGCTCCATAATTGAATAGGCGGATTTTCCGATCCCCGTATCAAAAAAAAGCTCTCTGAGCTCTTTCAGTTTTACCGGAGTGTTGTTGACAAGATATTCACTCTCCCCGTTGCGGAAAAGACGCCTTTTGATTGAGACTTCCGGCACATCGAGATCGAGGATTCCTTCCTCATTGGCGATTGTCAGCGTAACTTCAGCCACATTAAGAGCTTTTCTCGTTTCCGTACCGTTGAAAATGACATCTTCCATTTTCTCGGCACGCATATTCTTGGTGGATTGTTCTCCCAGAACCCATTTAACCGAGTCTACGACATTGCTTTTTCCGCACCCGTTAGGACCGAGAAGAGCTGAAATTCCTTCGGAAAACTCGATTCTGGTACGGTCGGCAAAAGACTTGAAGCCCATGATCTCAACACTTTTTAAAAACAAACAATCCTCCTGACTGACTTCAGAATATTATATAGAGATTGCTATGTTCCGTAAAGCTGAGTTTATCGGACAATCAGCTTGAATGGATACGGATTTCTACACGTCTGTTGAGGTTCTGCTTGTCGGGATCTCTCGTAATGAGGTCCTGGAGTCCCCGTCCTTCGAGAAGAGGTTTTCTGCTGGGTTCCCACCCTTTGGAAAGAAAATAATTATAGACGTTTTCCGCTCTCTCAACTGATATTTCCTGCCGGCCTTTTTCTGTACCGAAAAAAGCGCAATGTCCGGTTATTTCCACATCGAGATTATCTGTCGTGGTTAGGATTTTAACAATATCATCAAGTACGGCTTTGGCATCGACGGTTAAATCTGTTCTGTTGGGATAGAAGTATACTTTAGCCTGATCATCAATAAGAACCGATTGGGGCTTTTCCATGGCTGTCGCTGGTTCTTCTTCTACGGATTGTGAAGCGACAGAGGTAGTAGATCCTGTAGTAGATCCTGTAGTAGATCCTGTAGTAGATCCTGTAGTAGATCCTGTAGTTGATCCTGTAGTTGATCCTGTAGTTGATCCTGTAGTTGATCCTGTAGTTGATCCTGTAGTTGATCCTGTAGTTGATCCTGTAGTAGATCCTGTAGTAGATCCTGTAGTAGATCCTGTAGTAGATCCTGTAGTTGATCCTGTAGTTGATCCTGTAGTTGATCCTGTAGTTGATCCTGTAGTTGATCCTGTAGTTGATCCTGTAGTTGATCCTGTAATTGATCCTGTAGTTGATCCTGTGGTTGATTCTGTAGAACTAACTGCTGAAGAGCTTATAGAGCTGTTCCTTTCGGAATTGGATGCCAGATGGCTTCCTGATGAGAACATATCTCCGCCTGAAAAAAAGAACTTAACAGTAAGGAATGACAGAGCAGCAACTAAAAGAACCGCCGCAGCGGCAAAACCCCAAGGGGGGATCAACATTTTGCGCTTCCTGAATTGACGCATATCCACGACGCTGTTGTGATTGATATAGCCGTTCAGTCGCAAAACGATTTTATAGTAGCGTTTACCATCAAAATAAACAGAGAGGTGCAGTTCAGGAATCCCAGATTTACCGGGACGGATATTATTTACCTGAACGCTTTTCAGCAACTGCTTTTTTTTGTCTTCATTGACATAGAAGATATTAATATAAGCCAGTTCCTGATCCTGGTAAATGGTTGTGAGATCAAGTTCTTTTTCGCATTTGCTGTCAAGATTGATGAGTTTGACGTATTTGTCATTCTTGATCTCTACACAGGTGAAATCCATACATTTTAATTTTCAAACTATTTTGAATATAAATCAAGAGATTTTCACCTGATGCAGAATCAAAGATTTTATTTGCTTTCTATGAAAGCTACAGATTTTTCGAAATTTTCCAGAAATTTTTCCAGATCTTCAGTGAATACTTTAATCGATTCATTCTGAAATGATCCGGAGTAATTTGACCGGCTTTCTCCGATAATGAGATTGAAATCGCCCCGGCTCGATTTTTTTACATGAAAAGTATAGACCCTTTTACCCGAACCGGTACGAAGTTCCTTCATATATTCGCTATCCATTTCCTTCGCTGCAGTAGCGGCCTTTCGGAAATCTGAAACAAAAAGATCCAGATCTTCTTCAAAAACGATAATGGAATATCGGTCAAACCGGCCGTTATCATTCTTAGAGCTTTCAACGATATTCAGAAAATAATCGCCGAACCTGTTTTCTTTCACATTAAAAAAATATGTTTTAGAGCCGTTTTCAGAAAAGAGCTTCTCTGTGAACAGTTCTCCCCGTTTTCCCATGGAGTTCCTTATCCTTATAGTTATAAGATGAACCACAATATACAAAATTCGAAGTTAACATACAAGAGAAGCTCTTTCCATACAATATAATTAGTGATCCTTATCGTTAAAAATAATGGTCGCGCCGTTGATATTTATGACATCTCCCGCTTCCAGAACCCGTGTTTTTACCGGATTATTATTGACCATAACTTCGCTGTCTGATACGACCGTGTAGGCGGATTTTTTTTCATCAAACACAATTGTGGCTTCACTTTGTGCACCGCCTTCGCTATTTACCACTGTCACATCATTACTTTCGCTGCTGCCGATAATCGTTTTCTGGCTGTCGACGCTGAACATCTGTGTGGCGCCGGAAAAATCCGTAACCTCAAGCTCAGCTTTTTCAGCAGGTGCTGATTGTTTTCTCGTTACCAGATACACAATGACAAATGCGACCAGAACCAGAGAAAGGAAAAAGTACCAGCTGAATTTTTCAGAAGGTTTGCCAAAAAGAGTTCCGCTGAAATAAAATGCCGGCTCTGAGGATGTTCCCGTCCCGGGGATTTCCGCTTTTACGTATTTACGTTCGGCATATTCTGTTCCCGAGCGGTATTCCACAAGGTATTCATTCAGTATTCTCTGACGGATTGTTGCGTAAACGGACTCCAGTTCTTCTCTGGTGCCGGCTTCAAAGAGGTACCCTCCCGAACTGATAACAGCTTTTTCGAGATTGCGGTCCCGTGAGGTTCCGAAATTGATACCGTACAGTGTGGTATTGTTTCTCTTCAGTTCCTGAACCATATCATCAGGAGTGTATAATTCCGATCCGAACTGAGGGCTATCCTCCCCTCTGACCGGTTTGTACGGGTAATTCTCCCCATCGGATAAAACAATAATTATCTTTCTGCCTCTTACTTTTGTGAATTTTCCGGCAGCTGTAATGACTGCTGCATTAAGTTCTGTGAAAGACTCGTCCTTTCCCGGCTCCTCGATCATCTGCATAGCTTCTATTACGCTGTTGCGGTTTGAGCCGACGGGGGCCAATTCCTTATAATAGGTATTAAACAGAGCCAGTCCGGTACTATCCCGGCTGCCCTGCATGGATTGAATAAGGGAATTAATGGCTTTAACAGCCGAACTGATACGAGTCTGCTCATAATCTGATGCAGATTTACCGTCCAGCCGATCGTACATAGAACCGGAATTATCGACAAGAAGCAGGAAGCTGATTCCCTTATCGCCGTTAACTCCTTCGGAAAAACCGACAATATCCACAGGAGTATAATTCTCTCCATCTATGGATTCGGAAATGGCAAGATCCTCCGGACTTATATCGGAGACTGTTTCACCGAGATTATCTGTAATATTTAAATAGAGAGAGACTGTTCCATTAAAAAGCAGCTCGGAAGTGTCCACTCCGGAAATGGAGATCTGTTCTCCCGATGCCGTAAATATGTACAGCATCGAGATTGATATCATAAATAGTAATTTTTTCATTCCGCCTCCAGAAGCATCTTCACCGATCCGGCTTTAATAACATCGCCATACTTTAAAGTTGTTTTTTGTGTTGCCTTGTCATTGACGTACAGTTTGTTATCCATCTTCCCGTCAACAATTGTTATCTGCCCATGATCAACCCGGATCTCCACTTCCTTGTCATCCACATCTTCGTAATCATTGAATATGATTGTTCTGTTTCCACTGCCAAGATCCATTTTTTTCTGGTTGATACGATATCTTTTACCCGCCTGACTGCCGTTGAGAACACGGAGAACCCCGAAAGAATACTTTCTATCAAGCAATGAGTAGAAAATGCCTATCATAAGCCCCATGAGAACCAGACCGCCGAGACGAGGCAGAGAGCTGGCAAATGACCGGGACAGTATTTCCAGAAAAAAACCTCCGGCCGCTCCGCCGACAAATCCCCCCAATGCGCCGACTCCCATTTTTCTCGGAGAAAGCGACCTGATTCCGTCGCTCAATCCGATAAATATCCCGACCAGTCCCCAGGCTATTGTTCGCGCCGCTGTTTCAAGAACGTCCCCGCGACCGGGAAACCAGACGAGAATGCGGCTCAGAAGAATCTGTCCGGCCATTCCTCCAAGAAGTCCACCGACAGTTCCCGAGAGGAGACCGATTAAAGCACCTTTTACTGCACGGCTCCAGTTTTTACTGATGACTCCTTCCGCTGCGCCCAGAAAGAGAGCAATGAACAGACCGGGGAGAATTGTCGCTGCGATAAAAAAGAGGAGATATGAAGCGAATGCTCCCTGCTTCCAGAGTACAAATTCCAGAAATGGCCATGAAGCCAGTCCGCCGGCCAGTCCGAGAAGAGCCGTTATTGTATTCTTACCTATTATTTTCATCGGATAATCCTTCTATTGTAATATTTTTTTCATCTTTGTTGAAAAGAACCGTTAAACTCAATTCCGTTGTTCCGGTTACGGTCACAGAGACAGTCTTTTCGATCCCTTTTCCCTTGAAAGTCAGAGAATAATCACCGGGATAGAGCGAAATGGCTTCTCCGTCTTCTGTCAGAGAGACTGTCTTATCAATCCAGGAAGCGGCTTCTCCGGCAATATCCACCTTAAAACCTGTCTCCACAGAGCTGATTGTAATGTTTCCGCTGTCGGGAACGAGATTAACTGTCAAGTCAAGAACAGATTGATAGGTATCGACCCTCATGCTGAATTCTTTAGGCCCATACTGTTCGGCGGTAAACCGGATTTTATAGACTTTCCCGGAAATCATCGGCTCTTTCAATTTTGAAAGCTCTATCCATTTCCCGCCTTCGTTTATCAGCGTCTGAACTGTTTCGCTGATATCCCTGCCCGTGGAATAATCAAAAACCCGCGTTCTCAAAGACATAGGTACAGGCCGGGGGCTTCCGGCGGTAAATGAAATGAGGTTCGTTTTTGAGCCGCCGGTCAGAAGGGCTGAATCCCGTACTGAGTTGATTCCGAATGACCCCCAGAAGAGTTCGCTTTCGCATTTGATTTTTATTCTGTAGTTTCCCGCTGGTTGATAGATCGTGTTTGATTCAAAAATATAGAAAGAGTCGCTTTCCTCTTTTCTGGCAAATCTGATTTTATACTCAATAGAGGGTATCTCATTATCATCGTCAACAAACAGATAAGCCTTCAAGTAGATGTCTTCCGGATCTTTTCCTGCTTTGGGGACTTTTACCTGAACCCTCAAGGCGCCAAATTCGGAACTGTTGAGGATTTCATGATAATATCCGCTTCTGTAAAGAACATAACCGGCACCGCCCAGAAGAATCAGAGCAAGAAGAACCGCAGCCAGTCTCCTGAATACGGGCCTTTTCAAAGGAGGAATTTCAATTTTTTCCCCGGTTATCTTTGCGATTAAGATATTTCTGGCGTTCTGGCGGTTCTTTTTACGGAAATACTTTTCAAGCGTGCTGATGATCTTCCCGAGATCCTTATAGCGCCTGTCCGCTTTTGATTTCATGCATTTGCTTATTATTTTGCCGATGAGAGGAGATATGGACGGATTATGCTTTTTAGGCGAGAGGTATTTACCCTTCTGGATCTTTGCCAGAGTTTCCGGTGAATAATTACCGGGATAAGGTTTTTTCCCTGTAACCATTTCGTAGAGCATAACCCCCATCGAATATATATCTGCCCTGATATCAACTGATTTCGAATTATTGAACTGTTCGGGAGCCATATAAGAAGGGGTTCCCAGTGTCATGCCGTCACGGGTCAGATTTGTCTCATCGTCATCGGTAATGGAAGCGATTCCGAAATCGACCAGTTTAATTTCTCCGGTCTTGGATAGAAGAATATTACCCGGCTTGATATCCCTGTGAACGACATTTTTGTCATGTGCGTATTTCAAAGCCTTGCAGGCTTCAAGAAAGATAAGAAGAGCTGTATCGTTTGGCAGATACCTCTCTTTTTTCAACAATTGATCAAGAGCTATACCATCGACATATTCCAGTACGATGTAGTAAGATCCCCCGGCTTTGAAATGATCATAAACATCAACTATATTGTCATTTTTAAAGTCCATCATTATCCGCGCTTCGCGTTTGAAACGCTCATTGATATGCTCATCTCCGCTGAGCGTCAACTTTTTAAGAATGACTTCTTTATTAAGAGTGGGATGCACACCTTTATAGACAGCACCCATCCCCCCTTCCGCGATTTTATTCGTAATTTCGTATTTTCCGATTTTCGCAGGTATCTTAGCCATTAATTTTCCCCGGTATTTCTATAATATCCTTTTCCAGATCTATGAGCTTCCCCGGTTTCAGAAAGACGATCTGAAACTTCCAGGGATTATGGATCTGTACAAAATCCCCTTCGGCCCTTAGTCTATATTTTTCAGTGATGATCCGATGTCCTCCGAAATAGAGCGAATTTGCCGCAGCATCATCAGAAAGGTAATGATCCAGCATCTGCCGCACACCGCCCACTTCAGCTTCGCCATTGGCTGTCCATGTCAATCCATGCACGGCCTCTCCGTCATAGGATGTAATTTCTTCGTCATCGAAAAACCGTTGAGGCTCGGCATGGGATATCAGGAAATTATCACCGATGGCCAGCAGAGGGAGGGATTTTTCAAATACAGAATATCTCCTGAGAAAATCCTCACCCATAAACTGGAGAACCCAGTTACGCACCATATCGCCTTCGAAGGCAAATTTTCTGAAGGGGTGATTTCCTCCCCCCTCTTCATTACCGATATTTTCATGATTTCCTTTCAGAAAGTGAAAATTCCGGGGAAATGCACACTTAAGTTCCATAATCATTTCCATGAGGCCGAGACTTTCTCTCATTTCCTCATCCATGTGATGATGTTTCTTAAAACCTTTCTCATATTCATGGAAAGCTTTCTGCCATCTGTCCTTTGCATCGAGCTCCCTGTGGAATCCGTCTCCCACACAGAGAACCTGGAGTTTCTCTTCAGACATAAGCTCGAAGAAATCCCCTTCATCGCTTTGAAGATTAACCAGTGAGCCGATAAAATTCATCCGCGCATGCAGATCGGGCACAATGATGGTCGGTATCCCCTTTAATAGATGGACGATTCCTCCCGGACCGCCGTCGCTGCGCCGGGGTCTGACCGGTTCACTCTCTGATTCAAAAACCTCTATGCACTTCTCCACTTTCTGAAGGTATTCGAGAGGATCGGGAACACTTTGTCTCTGCAGTATTGTTGTAATCTGTTCCTTCATAACGACTTCTATAGAACGATTGTTTTATTGACGTCGATAAACTCTTCGGCAATGATAAGAGTGGCTTCAGATATTTTTTCACTCTGATCTTCTATGGCGACTTTATCGGTTATTCGTGCAATCCTGTAGGCTGGTGAGCTCTGTTTGATCGGTCCTACAGAGAATTCAACCGGCTCTCCTTTCCGTATTGTACTTTTTAAAGCGCTTCCTGTTTTCTCTGCTTTTTCCGGGACATCCTTTCTCATTCCGACGCTGACGTAGAGAACCGTACGTCCT contains:
- a CDS encoding FHA domain-containing protein, whose amino-acid sequence is MKIIGKNTITALLGLAGGLASWPFLEFVLWKQGAFASYLLFFIAATILPGLFIALFLGAAEGVISKNWSRAVKGALIGLLSGTVGGLLGGMAGQILLSRILVWFPGRGDVLETAARTIAWGLVGIFIGLSDGIRSLSPRKMGVGALGGFVGGAAGGFFLEILSRSFASSLPRLGGLVLMGLMIGIFYSLLDRKYSFGVLRVLNGSQAGKRYRINQKKMDLGSGNRTIIFNDYEDVDDKEVEIRVDHGQITIVDGKMDNKLYVNDKATQKTTLKYGDVIKAGSVKMLLEAE
- a CDS encoding DUF3276 family protein, translated to MGKRGELFTEKLFSENGSKTYFFNVKENRFGDYFLNIVESSKNDNGRFDRYSIIVFEEDLDLFVSDFRKAATAAKEMDSEYMKELRTGSGKRVYTFHVKKSSRGDFNLIIGESRSNYSGSFQNESIKVFTEDLEKFLENFEKSVAFIESK
- a CDS encoding chromosome segregation SMC family protein, with product MFLKSVEIMGFKSFADRTRIEFSEGISALLGPNGCGKSNVVDSVKWVLGEQSTKNMRAEKMEDVIFNGTETRKALNVAEVTLTIANEEGILDLDVPEVSIKRRLFRNGESEYLVNNTPVKLKELRELFFDTGIGKSAYSIMEQGKIDQVLSNKPEERRYLFEEAAGITKFKVRGGEADRKLARTEENMVQVENILREVRRSYDTLKKQSEKTLEYRECKSRIFELEIDLQLLRLSSLNETRTHKTEKLREKKELYTRLSGEIEGINGFLQENQGQVTHMESELVEFQKKLYGMGLEKENHENQIRLFKEQISEVETSISSFKAKEKAINDKIGQIGANREKKVETLKDYNDRLEEITRNISRLEETIAGCDNSIKKNEEEISGLDNESISLESDRDKLGEDLRVLTDDIVSQLDKGLRETGFSRSRRESLEERVREISATSRVQIAGRIQIINDALRVGGGKDLKKMLESCVTLLGDSRDSFAELEKVFKEYTDTNPDFLDEFLAPEGIITRKRDIDNRISAVLEKVKLNRERIKNLQNENKALLQKIDDYKQSLEEQKVSVATIKTQVDAVNDSLKVLEREMEEQQAYLKDNTEELKKEIEKKAVLEGKIADLEEDGRKLEEEKVKTKKALEDLEKGINDKNKKLQGEQVELKKKISRVNAIQEEISRFNIDLAQLETEIQNLYSNFRDKYSRELDEYSARSEKIEEPVSAIKDKLDSVKLRLRSIGQVNLMAPEEFSEVKDRYDFLNGQLEDLKSARDNLIEVTREIKTESEKLFMQAYTAIRKEFHEMFRRLFGGGRAELKLVDPDNILESGIEIYAQPPGKKLENISLLSGGEKSLTGVGLLFATYLIKPSPFCILDEIDAALDEANIQRFVNVLVEFGRTSQFIVITHNKKTVTGASTLLGVTMQESGVSKIISIRLEDEVENENS
- a CDS encoding metallophosphoesterase; protein product: MKEQITTILQRQSVPDPLEYLQKVEKCIEVFESESEPVRPRRSDGGPGGIVHLLKGIPTIIVPDLHARMNFIGSLVNLQSDEGDFFELMSEEKLQVLCVGDGFHRELDAKDRWQKAFHEYEKGFKKHHHMDEEMRESLGLMEMIMELKCAFPRNFHFLKGNHENIGNEEGGGNHPFRKFAFEGDMVRNWVLQFMGEDFLRRYSVFEKSLPLLAIGDNFLISHAEPQRFFDDEEITSYDGEAVHGLTWTANGEAEVGGVRQMLDHYLSDDAAANSLYFGGHRIITEKYRLRAEGDFVQIHNPWKFQIVFLKPGKLIDLEKDIIEIPGKING
- a CDS encoding VWA domain-containing protein; this translates as MKKLLFMISISMLYIFTASGEQISISGVDTSELLFNGTVSLYLNITDNLGETVSDISPEDLAISESIDGENYTPVDIVGFSEGVNGDKGISFLLLVDNSGSMYDRLDGKSASDYEQTRISSAVKAINSLIQSMQGSRDSTGLALFNTYYKELAPVGSNRNSVIEAMQMIEEPGKDESFTELNAAVITAAGKFTKVRGRKIIIVLSDGENYPYKPVRGEDSPQFGSELYTPDDMVQELKRNNTTLYGINFGTSRDRNLEKAVISSGGYLFEAGTREELESVYATIRQRILNEYLVEYRSGTEYAERKYVKAEIPGTGTSSEPAFYFSGTLFGKPSEKFSWYFFLSLVLVAFVIVYLVTRKQSAPAEKAELEVTDFSGATQMFSVDSQKTIIGSSESNDVTVVNSEGGAQSEATIVFDEKKSAYTVVSDSEVMVNNNPVKTRVLEAGDVININGATIIFNDKDH
- a CDS encoding OmpA family protein codes for the protein MEKPQSVLIDDQAKVYFYPNRTDLTVDAKAVLDDIVKILTTTDNLDVEITGHCAFFGTEKGRQEISVERAENVYNYFLSKGWEPSRKPLLEGRGLQDLITRDPDKQNLNRRVEIRIHSS
- a CDS encoding serine/threonine-protein kinase, with the protein product MAKIPAKIGKYEITNKIAEGGMGAVYKGVHPTLNKEVILKKLTLSGDEHINERFKREARIMMDFKNDNIVDVYDHFKAGGSYYIVLEYVDGIALDQLLKKERYLPNDTALLIFLEACKALKYAHDKNVVHRDIKPGNILLSKTGEIKLVDFGIASITDDDETNLTRDGMTLGTPSYMAPEQFNNSKSVDIRADIYSMGVMLYEMVTGKKPYPGNYSPETLAKIQKGKYLSPKKHNPSISPLIGKIISKCMKSKADRRYKDLGKIISTLEKYFRKKNRQNARNILIAKITGEKIEIPPLKRPVFRRLAAVLLALILLGGAGYVLYRSGYYHEILNSSEFGALRVQVKVPKAGKDPEDIYLKAYLFVDDDNEIPSIEYKIRFARKEESDSFYIFESNTIYQPAGNYRIKIKCESELFWGSFGINSVRDSALLTGGSKTNLISFTAGSPRPVPMSLRTRVFDYSTGRDISETVQTLINEGGKWIELSKLKEPMISGKVYKIRFTAEQYGPKEFSMRVDTYQSVLDLTVNLVPDSGNITISSVETGFKVDIAGEAASWIDKTVSLTEDGEAISLYPGDYSLTFKGKGIEKTVSVTVTGTTELSLTVLFNKDEKNITIEGLSDENNR